From one Triticum aestivum cultivar Chinese Spring chromosome 4B, IWGSC CS RefSeq v2.1, whole genome shotgun sequence genomic stretch:
- the LOC543321 gene encoding oxalate oxidase 1, with protein MGYSKNLAAGLFAMLFLAPAVLASDPDPLQDFCVADLDGRAVSVNGHPCKPMSEAGDDFLFSSKLAKAGNTSTPNGSAVTELDVAEWPGTNTLGVSMNRVDFAPGGTNPPHVHPRGTEIGMVMKGELLVGILGSLDSGNKLYSRVVRAGETFLIPRGLMHFQFNVGKTEAYMVVSFNSQNPGIVFVPLTLFGSNPPIPTPVLTKALRIEAGVVELLKSKFAGGS; from the coding sequence ATGGGGTACTCTAAAAACCTAGCGGCTGGCCTGTTCGCCATGCTGTTCCTAGCTCCGGCCGTCCTGGCATCCGACCCCGATCCTCTTCAGGACTTCTGTGTTGCCGACCTCGATGGCAGGGCAGTCTCGGTGAACGGGCATCCATGCAAGCCCATGTCGGAGGCTGGTGACGACTTCCTCTTCTCGTCCAAGCTGGCCAAGGCCGGCAACACGTCCACCCCGAATGGCTCGGCCGTGACGGAGCTCGACGTGGCCGAGTGGCCCGGTACGAACACGCTGGGTGTGTCCATGAACCGTGTGGACTTCGCGCCGGGAGGCACCAACCCGCCGCACGTCCACCCGCGTGGGACCGAGATCGGCATGGTGATGAAAGGTGAGCTCCTCGTTGGAATCCTCGGCAGCCTCGACTCCGGAAACAAGCTCTACTCCAGGGTGGTGCGTGCTGGAGAGACGTTCCTCATCCCGCGCGGGCTCATGCACTTCCAGTTCAACGTTGGTAAGACGGAAGCCTACATGGTTGTCTCCTTCAACAGCCAGAACCCCGGCATCGTTTTCGTGCCGCTCACTCTCTTCGGTTCCAACCCGCCAATCCCCACGCCGGTGCTCACCAAGGCGCTAAGGATAGAGGCCGGGGTCGTCGAACTTCTCAAGTCCAAGTTCGCTGGTGGGTCTTAA
- the LOC123094288 gene encoding oxalate oxidase GF-3.8, whose translation MGYSKNIASGMFAMLLLASAVLSSNPHPLQDFCVADLDGKAVSVNGHMCKPMSEAGDDFLFSSKLAKAGNTSTPNGSAVTDLNVAEWPGTNTLGVSMNRVDFAPGGTNPPHIHPRATEIGIVMKGELLVGILGSLDSGNKLYSRVVRAGETFLIPRGLMHFQFNVGKTEASMVVFFNSQSPSVVFVPLTLFGSNPPIPKPVLTKALRVEAGVVELLKSKFAGGS comes from the coding sequence ATGGGGTACTCTAAAAACATAGCGTCCGGCATGTTTGCCATGCTGCTCCTTGCTTCAGCCGTCCTGTCCTCCAACCCTCACCCTCTCCAGGACTTCTGTGTCGCCGACCTCGATGGCAAGGCGGTCTCGGTGAACGGGCACATGTGCAAGCCCATGTCGGAGGCCGGCGACGACTTCCTCTTCTCTTCCAAGCTTGCCAAGGCCGGCAACACATCCACCCCGAACGGCTCCGCTGTGACGGATCTCAACGTGGCCGAGTGGCCTGGTACGAACACACTGGGTGTGTCCATGAACCGTGTGGACTTTGCACCAGGGGGCACCAACCCACCGCACATCCACCCGCGCGCCACTGAGATCGGCATCGTGATGAAAGGTGAGCTCCTCGTTGGTATCCTCGGCAGCCTCGACTCTGGGAACAAGCTCTACTCCAGGGTGGTGCGCGCTGGAGAGACGTTCCTCATCCCGCGCGGGCTCATGCACTTCCAGTTCAACGTCGGTAAGACGGAGGCCTCCATGGTCGTCTTCTTCAACAGCCAGAGCCCCAGCGTCGTCTTCGTGCCACTCACGCTCTTCGGCTCCAACCCGCCCATCCCCAAACCGGTGCTCACCAAGGCTCTCCGGGTGGAGGCTGGGGTCGTGGAACTTCTCAAATCCAAGTTCGCTGGTGGGTCTTAA